The sequence below is a genomic window from Salicibibacter cibarius.
GTTTTCCGGTACATAGGGTTGAATGAGCACAAGAACATCATGGACGCCAACCGGAAAAAAGTGCAGAATGCTAAGAAGAACAATGAGCAAAGGAAACAATGCCAATAGAAAATAGTAGGCCATCTGCGCGGCGATATCAAATAGTCTGTATTCCCAGGTTGATTGAATCATACGCTTCACAATCGCTATAGCCATATTGCATCTCCTGTTAGTACGCAAGGGTAATGTTTCACATTATGGCATTTTTTCGGATGTAAAGGCAAATGGCGGGATGGTTTGGGAGGGGTATGGTGCCCGAAACCGGTAGTGTCCAGAGTTAGTCCAGCCCCGTTTCGGTCGCCATGAAGTGGTCATGAAGCCCGAACCCTATGTTCCAGCCCCATTTCGGTCGCCATGAAGTGGTCATGAAGCCCGAACCCTGTGTTCCAGCTTCGTTTCGGTCGTCATGAAGTGGTTATGAAGCCCGAACCCTGTGTTCCAGCCCCATTTCGGTCGCCATGAAGTGGTCATGAAGCCCGAACCCTGTGTTCCAGCTTCGTTTCGGTCGTCATGAAGTGGTTATGAAGCCCGAACCCTGTGTTCCAGCTCCGTTTCGGTCATCATGAAGTGGTTATGAAGTCCACCCCCTCGGAAGCGCGCCCCATTACGGTCGCCATGAAACGGCATCACCACCGTTTTCTTAGATAAAAGACGAGAATAATGGAGGCCACCAGTAAGGAGGCGACAAGCAAGTAGGAATCTCGGACTGCCTGCTCACCTGCTGCTATCGAATCGCTTCCGATCAAATGCGCCCCCCTCCGATATTCAAAAAAGATCGATAAAAATACAATGCAGATCACTTTCATTAATTGCCGGGAAACGTTGTTGAATGCTGATCCTGCAGGAACGTGGGTTTCTTTTAAAGCGTTCAATCCTGCTGTGGACGCGGGCGTATTAATCAATCCGTTTCCGATCCCCTGGATAACCAAGAAAACAATAAGCATAATGATCCCAACTTGCCCGATGGAAAGCGCGATGGCAAACGTGGCAATTGTTGTAACAACAACACCGGTCATAATGACGATGTAAGGTCCTTTTTTATCGAGCACCCGCCCTCCGATCGTCATGGCAATGCCCATGGATATCGCTTGCGGAAAGAGAACGAAGCCGGCGTACAGAGGAGAATAGCCATAAATGTCCTGAATAAGGATAGGGACAAACAACAAAACTGAAAACATAGCCATTACGCTGAAATTAATGACAAGCAAACTTCCGCTAAAAACAGCATTTTTTAAAATGCGTATGTTCAAAAGAGGTTCATCGCTTCTAAGTTCTTGCCAAATAAATAGTACGAGCCCAGCCACACCGGCAACGATAAGCCCATACACCCACAGCTCTCCGGGATAGGACTGCAAGAGATCGATCCCGATCATGGTGGCGACGAGACCGAAACTAATGAATAGAAATCCGCGCCAATCAAATCTAAGCATTGTTGGCTTTGTATCCTTTTGAAGAAAGTACAGGGCAGCGCCTGCAGCGATAAACGCGGTGGGAACATTAATATAAAACAGCATTTCCCAAGAAAAAAACTCTAAAAGTACACCGCCAAGGGTTGGGCCAATGGTCGGGGCGACCATGGCGGCGATCCCCCAAATGCCCAACGCGAGTCCGCGTTCATTTTTCGGAAAGTGCTTGAAGATGAGCATCATCGTAAGCGGCATAATCAAACCGCCGCCGAACCCTTGAAACAATCGAAAGACAATGATGCTCGTAAAATTCCAAGAAAAAGGGCCGGCCAAAGAACCGGCAAAAAAAATAAGCGTACCAATTAAAAAGATTTTTTTAGGTCCAAAGCGTTTACTTAGGTAACTTGTAAGCGGCATCACGATTGCCATTCCCAATGCAAACGCGGTAATAATCCACTGCCCTTCGACAGCAGTAATTTGAAAAAGATCCATAAAATACGGAAGGGCAACATTCATAAGGCTGTTGTTTAAAATAACCATAAAACCGCCGAGCAATGCAGCGATGAGTACGCCCCATTTACTAACACTTTTTGTATCTTGAACTTCTGTCTCTTGCATGTTGAACATCTCCTGGCGAAAAAAAAAGCGAAGTTACTAATATCTTAGCATAAATTAATAGTGGCTGAAATCCGGGAGTAGATTTTGCGTTTCCATATAAAGGCGGAAAGGGCAACCTTCATCCTCTAACCGTTGTTGGACACCGTGGAGCGTGAATGCCGTACGGTCAAGGCTTGAAGACACTTCCTCCCAGAAAAGAGGGCAGGCGACGAGCGCTTCCGCATTTCCCCTGAGTGAATACGGTGCGATGATTGTCTTTCCAAACGCATGCTGGGGAATATCGATGTACAGCTTTTGCCCACGGTGTTTTTTGAAACGTTCCCGCGTAAATAAATCAGGCCTTGCCCGCAAGCAGTAAGCACCGATTGCTTCCGTAAACGGATGCGTTTCTTCGTATGTGTATCGGTTTTCAATGAGGGGGACATACACTTGCAACCCTTTATTTCCGGAAAATTTCACAAAGCTTGTTAACCCGAGCTGATCGAAGATGTCTTTTAAAACATTTGCCCCTTCGATCGCCAATGAAAAAGCTTCCACATCCGGCGGGTCAAGATCAAGGACGATCTCTTCGACGTAACGGCTCGACGATAGCGAAAACGGAATGTGCCATTCGATAGCGAGTTGGTTGGCAAGCCACAGCAATGTATCGACGTGATTGGAAATGATATAATCGATCTCTTCAAAGGTTTCGGTTTCTACATAGGAAGGGGCGTATTCCGGGCATTGTTTTTGAAAAAAAGCTTCGCCAAACCTTCCATGCGGATAGCGAACGACGGTCAGTAACCGCTCGGCAAGATGGGGCAGACAAAAGGGTGCAACCGTTCGTGTGTAGGCAAGAAAATCGCGCTTGAAAATCTCGGGTGCTTCCCACAAAGGTTTGTCGGGGTGGGTGAGCGTTACCCGCTTCGGCCATTTCAACATGGCATTTTCCCACGTTTCCCATGTACACCTTCCGGCAGGGATGTTGAGTTCAAATGACTGGAAATGGGCTTCCCGAAAATCATTGCTGTACGTCGTAAACGCGAGCGTCACAACGATGGACGGATTGATCTCATATTTCTGCGCTTGTGCATTCCAGCTGCCGTTATTTTTTATGATGGTGACGAGTGTTTCTTTTTCCGTTTTTGAAAATCCATGAGGACACTGGCCAAGGGTGACAGCTTTTCCATCTTTAAAAACCCCGACTTCAAAATATCCATTGGCGGGCGTATAAGAAAGGATGAAACAGGTAATCACGTAAGGGGTTTTAATTTTTAACCAGGATTCCGAGCGTTTCCCGCTGTAAGTATGCTGACGTATTTTAGCAACGATCCCCTCGCTGCGATATAGTTTGGCTTGATATTGAACGGTTTCAGCATTCTCATACATAGGGATCGATTGTATCCGGCGTGTATCATGGTGCGCTGGGTTTGTAGGCAGATCAAAATTCTTGAATGTTCTTTCCAATTCTTTTTTTCTCTTTATGTAGGGTTCATTTTTTAATTCCCGATCCTCGTATACAAGGATATCAAAGGCGAGAAAGTACGCAGGACGCTTACGGCTTGCGGCAAGAATGGAAGCTTGTGAACGAAGGCGATGCCGGCTTTTAAGGGCATGAAAATCGGCAAGTCCCGGGTTTTGAAAAAGAACGATTTCACCGTCGAGGTGCACGGTTTTTTTCGGGAAATGTCGCTGGCAAGTGTCTATAATTTCGGGAAATTGTTTTTCCAAACGATTATGATTACGGCTGAACAAGGTGCATGTCGACCCGTCCCAAATTAGCTGCGCGCGATACCCAT
It includes:
- a CDS encoding MDR family MFS transporter, which produces MQETEVQDTKSVSKWGVLIAALLGGFMVILNNSLMNVALPYFMDLFQITAVEGQWIITAFALGMAIVMPLTSYLSKRFGPKKIFLIGTLIFFAGSLAGPFSWNFTSIIVFRLFQGFGGGLIMPLTMMLIFKHFPKNERGLALGIWGIAAMVAPTIGPTLGGVLLEFFSWEMLFYINVPTAFIAAGAALYFLQKDTKPTMLRFDWRGFLFISFGLVATMIGIDLLQSYPGELWVYGLIVAGVAGLVLFIWQELRSDEPLLNIRILKNAVFSGSLLVINFSVMAMFSVLLFVPILIQDIYGYSPLYAGFVLFPQAISMGIAMTIGGRVLDKKGPYIVIMTGVVVTTIATFAIALSIGQVGIIMLIVFLVIQGIGNGLINTPASTAGLNALKETHVPAGSAFNNVSRQLMKVICIVFLSIFFEYRRGAHLIGSDSIAAGEQAVRDSYLLVASLLVASIILVFYLRKRW
- the ligD gene encoding DNA ligase D, with protein sequence MSFMLAFSREQLPEGKQWHYELKYDGYRAQLIWDGSTCTLFSRNHNRLEKQFPEIIDTCQRHFPKKTVHLDGEIVLFQNPGLADFHALKSRHRLRSQASILAASRKRPAYFLAFDILVYEDRELKNEPYIKRKKELERTFKNFDLPTNPAHHDTRRIQSIPMYENAETVQYQAKLYRSEGIVAKIRQHTYSGKRSESWLKIKTPYVITCFILSYTPANGYFEVGVFKDGKAVTLGQCPHGFSKTEKETLVTIIKNNGSWNAQAQKYEINPSIVVTLAFTTYSNDFREAHFQSFELNIPAGRCTWETWENAMLKWPKRVTLTHPDKPLWEAPEIFKRDFLAYTRTVAPFCLPHLAERLLTVVRYPHGRFGEAFFQKQCPEYAPSYVETETFEEIDYIISNHVDTLLWLANQLAIEWHIPFSLSSSRYVEEIVLDLDPPDVEAFSLAIEGANVLKDIFDQLGLTSFVKFSGNKGLQVYVPLIENRYTYEETHPFTEAIGAYCLRARPDLFTRERFKKHRGQKLYIDIPQHAFGKTIIAPYSLRGNAEALVACPLFWEEVSSSLDRTAFTLHGVQQRLEDEGCPFRLYMETQNLLPDFSHY